A stretch of the Corylus avellana chromosome ca6, CavTom2PMs-1.0 genome encodes the following:
- the LOC132184570 gene encoding transcription factor MYB123-like yields MGRSPCCSKEGLNRGAWTALEDKILAAYIRAHGEGKWRNLPKRAGLKRCGKSCRLRWLNYLRPDIKRGNISNDEEELIVRLHNLLGNRWSLIAGRIPGRTDNEIKNYWNTTLAKKAKAQKIHSSSLPAQKSSLSRSRNKKMTVEPKKGEPPAPKPSQAAATPPHVFRTKAIRCTKVLIPALTSPNEHHSFNSSTAIDPAEPQAIQSDQDKGSLEVHRGTEELHETCAGDADFFSLSCNEFQACSHEYAEGEHNFNNSLCMGPDQSPHFDEAMFKDWTTNYCLEERANLDLESLAFLLDSQEWP; encoded by the exons atggggagGAGTCCATGCTGCTCCAAAGAAGGACTCAACCGCGGAGCATGGACTGCCTTGGAAGATAAAATACTTGCTGCTTACATTAGAGCCCATGGAGAAGGCAAATGGAGAAACCTCCCCAAGAGAGCTG GTCTGAAGAGATGTGGTAAGAGCTGTAGACTTAGATGGTTGAATTATTTAAGGCCGGATATTAAGAGAGGTAACATATCAAATGATGAAGAAGAACTCATTGTCAGACTCCATAATCTTCTTGGCAACAG ATGGTCTCTAATAGCTGGAAGGATACCTGGGCGAACAGACAATGAAATCAAGAACTACTGGAACACCACCCTAGCAAAGAAAGCCAAGGCTCAAAAAATTCACTCATCTTCACTACCTGCCCAAAAAAGTTCCCTGAGCAGATCACGAAACAAAAAGATGACAGTTGAACCTAAGAAAGGTGAGCCGCCGGCGCCGAAGCCTTCGCAGGCTGCAGCAACTCCGCCCCACGTATTCCGAACCAAGGCCATTAGATGCACCAAGGTGCTGATCCCGGCGCTGACATCTCCAAACGAACATCATTCTTTCAACTCATCAACCGCCATAGACCCAGCAGAGCCTCAAGCGATTCAAAGTGATCAAGATAAGGGTAGTTTAGAAGTTCACCGTGGAACTGAAGAGCTTCACGAGACTTGTGCTGGAGACGCCGATTTCTTCAGTTTGAGCTGCAACGAGTTTCAAGCCTGCAGCCATGAATATGCAGAGGGGGAGCATAACTTCAACAACAGTCTGTGTATGGGTCCTGACCAGTCCCCACATTTTGACGAGGCAATGTTCAAGGATTGGACAACAAATTACTGTCTCGAGGAGCGTGCCAATTTGGATCTAGAATCTTTGGCATTTTTACTTGATTCTCAGGAGTGGCCGTGA